One window from the genome of Gimesia aquarii encodes:
- a CDS encoding YHYH protein, translating to MIRLLVFWSAIGLLNSVPLFGFPPPGFLPDFGGNRATNQVKIVTKGNYRYIYSNGIPDHETGRFPNRNNPNTIRPQRQELRIPAKPQVARNMTPAGHSAFGVALNGVLFDPGTAEYWNRNRRSGWNYEALSGKINLGLDQSNAHVQPTGSYHYHGLPHALISKLGKPGQVVAIGYAADGFPIYSQYGYTDANDPESKIKKMKSSYQIKQGRRPNGPRGQYDGTFVADYVFVADSGDLDECNGRVGVTPEYPEGIYHYYLTEDFPFIPRHYRGTPDPSFQKRGPGPGGRPPGPPPGRRPF from the coding sequence ATGATCCGATTGCTCGTATTCTGGTCCGCCATCGGTTTGCTTAACTCAGTGCCACTGTTTGGATTTCCGCCTCCCGGTTTTCTCCCTGATTTTGGAGGGAATCGAGCTACAAATCAGGTGAAGATCGTCACTAAAGGAAATTACCGCTATATCTATTCCAATGGGATACCTGATCACGAAACGGGGCGTTTTCCGAATCGCAACAATCCGAATACGATACGTCCACAACGTCAGGAATTGAGAATTCCTGCCAAGCCACAAGTGGCACGAAATATGACTCCTGCCGGGCATTCCGCATTTGGAGTTGCTCTCAATGGTGTTCTGTTCGACCCGGGCACTGCCGAGTATTGGAATCGAAATCGGCGATCTGGTTGGAATTATGAAGCATTGTCCGGAAAAATCAATCTGGGACTCGATCAGAGTAATGCACATGTTCAACCCACGGGTAGCTACCACTATCATGGTTTACCTCATGCTCTGATTTCAAAATTAGGCAAGCCGGGACAGGTTGTTGCTATTGGATACGCAGCAGATGGGTTCCCAATTTATTCCCAATATGGGTATACCGACGCGAATGATCCCGAGAGCAAAATCAAGAAAATGAAATCAAGCTATCAGATCAAACAGGGAAGAAGACCTAACGGTCCCCGCGGTCAATACGATGGAACATTTGTCGCAGATTATGTCTTTGTCGCCGACTCAGGAGATTTGGACGAATGTAATGGTCGCGTAGGAGTGACTCCCGAATACCCTGAGGGGATTTACCATTATTATTTAACGGAAGATTTTCCATTCATTCCCCGTCATTACCGGGGAACGCCAGATCCCAGCTTTCAAAAGCGTGGACCTGGTCCAGGGGGAAGGCCACCAGGGCCGCCGCCCGGCAGAAGACCTTTTTAG
- a CDS encoding sulfatase-like hydrolase/transferase, translating into MYQGRLSKIGWTLLAGVLLSSYPASLKAFSDRPPNIVFLLIDDQGYYDLGCYGATEVKTPRIDAMAKEGTRFTDYYAAAPICSPSRAGLLTGCYSRRVGNEIWVHRADSRSGIHPNELTLAELFKGNGYATACIGKWHLGFHESFLPRNQGFDHYFGLLHNLDPVEIVYFKDKGGVPLIRNGKVVKRPADPTELTKLYTDEAIRFIEQNKKTPFFLYLPHTMLHNPLGVSKKFKGSSNWGVYGDAIQELDHNVGRIFDSLKQSGIDDNTIVIYASDNGRGPGRTPEQKIRGRKLSTYEGGIRVPAIAWGPGLGLQSNAESSEVVRAMDWYPTLATFAGITIPKDRVIDGRDISPLLKGKTRIVPPPGMKKSLNASVPLRRRWNPPLEWASLIRRNEYNNAFFYHGSQGTLSAVRWHQWKLYLNPSLELYDLEKDPGESRLVRNREITRKLRGMAVLFQEEMRLDARPAGEAPPQTHADSRTRISQATLNSLNVKRGVTYARYGNRTLEMDVYRPKKAWGKLPAVVCIHGGGWAKGNRVNHEKVAQAIAARGYVAATISYRLSGEAPFPAAIHDCKAAVRFLRANAKEYGIDTANIGAIGLSAGGHLTALLATSAGVDELEGEGGNPNFSSTIQAAVPMGAQTDLQSQRTREISKAKDRGKIWRQFLNGAQEDKLETYRLASPLHHLDQGDPPCLFISGERDDPSTHADTFRQQMDQLGIRSDLTIIKDAPHPFLGKQIWFDKMLDVSDDFFTRHLKNQKPASSAKR; encoded by the coding sequence ATGTATCAAGGTCGATTAAGCAAGATAGGCTGGACTTTGTTGGCAGGAGTGCTTCTTTCTAGTTATCCCGCTTCATTGAAGGCCTTTTCCGACCGTCCCCCCAATATCGTCTTTCTCTTGATTGATGATCAAGGCTACTACGATCTGGGTTGCTATGGAGCGACTGAGGTGAAGACACCACGGATCGATGCAATGGCAAAGGAGGGAACGCGCTTTACAGACTACTATGCGGCGGCTCCCATTTGCAGTCCGTCTCGCGCAGGATTGTTGACCGGCTGTTACTCACGTCGGGTTGGTAACGAAATCTGGGTGCATCGGGCAGATTCACGCTCCGGTATCCACCCCAACGAATTAACGCTTGCTGAACTGTTTAAGGGTAACGGCTACGCTACCGCCTGCATTGGTAAGTGGCACCTCGGTTTTCATGAATCGTTCCTGCCACGTAATCAGGGGTTTGACCACTACTTCGGACTACTTCACAATCTGGACCCGGTTGAGATCGTCTATTTCAAGGACAAAGGAGGGGTACCTCTGATACGCAACGGCAAGGTTGTCAAACGTCCGGCCGATCCGACAGAACTGACAAAGCTCTATACCGATGAAGCGATTCGCTTTATCGAACAGAACAAAAAGACTCCGTTCTTTCTCTATCTCCCACATACAATGCTCCACAATCCACTCGGAGTGAGCAAAAAATTCAAGGGCAGCTCAAACTGGGGAGTATATGGCGATGCCATTCAGGAACTCGACCACAATGTCGGCCGAATTTTTGACTCGCTGAAACAGTCAGGCATCGATGACAACACGATCGTGATTTACGCCTCTGACAACGGCCGCGGGCCGGGACGCACACCCGAACAAAAAATTCGCGGACGTAAGCTTTCGACTTATGAAGGTGGTATTCGCGTGCCGGCAATCGCCTGGGGACCCGGACTGGGGTTACAATCGAATGCAGAATCTTCCGAAGTCGTCCGCGCGATGGACTGGTATCCAACGCTTGCAACATTTGCGGGAATTACCATCCCCAAAGATCGTGTCATAGATGGACGCGATATCAGCCCGTTGTTGAAAGGTAAGACCAGGATCGTTCCCCCTCCGGGAATGAAAAAATCACTTAACGCGTCGGTCCCGCTTCGGCGTCGTTGGAATCCACCCCTCGAATGGGCATCCTTGATCCGCCGCAACGAATATAACAACGCGTTTTTTTATCATGGTAGTCAGGGCACGCTGTCCGCTGTGCGCTGGCATCAATGGAAACTCTATTTGAATCCGAGTCTTGAGCTGTATGATCTGGAAAAAGACCCGGGAGAATCCAGGCTGGTCCGCAATCGTGAGATCACTCGCAAACTACGCGGTATGGCAGTTCTATTCCAGGAGGAAATGCGGCTTGACGCTCGTCCGGCAGGAGAGGCGCCACCGCAAACTCACGCCGATAGCCGAACCAGAATTTCACAGGCAACGCTCAACAGCCTGAATGTGAAACGGGGTGTAACTTATGCACGCTATGGTAATCGCACATTGGAAATGGATGTGTATCGGCCCAAAAAAGCCTGGGGGAAGTTACCCGCAGTTGTGTGTATTCACGGTGGAGGTTGGGCTAAAGGTAATCGAGTCAATCACGAAAAGGTTGCGCAAGCGATCGCCGCACGCGGATATGTTGCCGCCACGATTTCGTATCGTTTAAGTGGTGAAGCACCTTTTCCGGCCGCAATTCACGACTGCAAGGCGGCAGTCCGTTTTCTGCGGGCGAATGCAAAAGAATATGGCATCGACACCGCGAACATCGGTGCGATCGGGCTTTCCGCTGGTGGCCATTTAACGGCGTTGCTTGCAACGTCGGCTGGGGTAGATGAGCTTGAGGGGGAAGGAGGAAATCCGAACTTCAGCAGTACAATTCAGGCAGCCGTGCCGATGGGTGCCCAAACGGATCTGCAGTCCCAACGAACGCGGGAAATTTCGAAGGCAAAAGATCGTGGCAAGATTTGGAGGCAGTTTCTCAACGGAGCACAAGAGGATAAACTAGAGACTTATCGTCTCGCCTCACCTCTGCACCACCTCGATCAAGGCGACCCGCCCTGCTTGTTCATTTCGGGCGAACGAGACGACCCCAGCACACATGCAGACACATTTCGACAACAAATGGATCAGTTAGGTATCCGTTCCGATCTCACTATCATTAAAGACGCTCCTCATCCGTTCCTTGGTAAACAAATCTGGTTTGATAAGATGCTTGATGTGTCTGATGACTTCTTCACCAGACATCTGAAGAATCAGAAGCCTGCCTCCTCGGCCAAGCGTTAG
- a CDS encoding carboxylesterase family protein, which translates to MLSKPTHRTFAFPSLLMLLLILLLNSSAVLQAQTKPVKTGFVNATYQDQASEHRYVVFIPKAYSPEKKYPVILFLHGAGERGNDGLKQTQVGLGPIVKQQADDFPFVVVFPQAENMKERLLGGWLAETSDGKRALKILDAVMQDYSIDARQQILTGWSMGGYGAFSMAAAFPKRWSAVVPMSGGGKTEWASKLKEVPIWAFHGADDRVVLPVESERMIKAIKEAGGTPRFTEPKVGHDVWKVAYTKPLFDWMQNPSLVPDSNAPLLVKPDRKQPADVDPKSPFTPALIIDDAVSVRLGNQFLKSLADAVPSMVPKDMLVGRINDIYDSTVAQGRSFSVQFSGISYQGELARAAIEAYAAGTLNIQLGIQKVNLSINTTYVSGNRHSAVAGPISVSIGYQRPVWLSFDVRPYIQNNQIRLRLLRTRFNIPQDNWNVSGPYGVSTRGIGMTSDRVSSGLVSGIYGSKGRIEQEVKAIVPGLVDELEKQLNFDEASDIVDAIWPLPVYHPRMRLSPSEVSTDKKGISLSFGLTIAALDSTKPQAKVKRLTSLGRPVSDIPKVSDLQIGVAPSMLKPLTDMLVEADIARIPVLDIPGHSFDPLADPKTLQQVFPDLKRYGDNVQIWSELILTKPIQVEDGGKAKKDGRNQFRFVVPQAAISLAIKKSASDKEWIPFAEYSLAVSQDVEPDIQEPTYSKRTLRLDWEGDSQIGGNARFAPKYQPQDAKINQKKMQELVQAAWDGWTKQGPASTTVIPDIELGFGRYRVNQVNWAAPQLLATFSVPELKITNLTKKEIEYELKSPYSDWGGPYKLKPGESHAFDTATPLTYRRSVNNRREVYTLSAGSHYEFQSEGDAQKVVLYEAADN; encoded by the coding sequence ATGCTGTCAAAACCAACACATCGGACGTTTGCATTCCCAAGCTTATTAATGCTGCTTTTGATATTATTGCTGAATTCTTCGGCAGTTCTTCAAGCCCAAACAAAACCGGTCAAAACGGGATTCGTCAACGCAACCTATCAAGACCAAGCAAGTGAACACCGATATGTCGTGTTTATTCCCAAGGCTTACTCACCGGAGAAAAAATATCCGGTGATTCTGTTTCTGCATGGCGCTGGTGAACGTGGAAACGATGGTCTCAAGCAAACACAGGTCGGGCTCGGTCCGATCGTGAAACAGCAAGCGGATGATTTTCCGTTCGTCGTTGTGTTTCCCCAAGCAGAGAACATGAAAGAACGTTTATTGGGAGGTTGGTTAGCGGAGACCAGTGATGGTAAACGGGCGCTCAAAATTCTGGATGCGGTAATGCAGGACTATTCTATTGACGCCCGTCAACAAATTTTAACAGGCTGGTCGATGGGAGGCTATGGTGCCTTCAGTATGGCGGCAGCATTTCCTAAACGCTGGTCAGCCGTTGTACCCATGTCAGGTGGTGGAAAAACCGAATGGGCTTCAAAATTGAAAGAGGTTCCGATTTGGGCCTTTCACGGTGCCGACGATCGCGTTGTACTTCCCGTCGAGTCAGAACGGATGATTAAAGCGATCAAAGAGGCGGGTGGCACTCCACGTTTTACCGAACCGAAGGTGGGACATGATGTCTGGAAAGTGGCCTACACAAAGCCGCTCTTCGACTGGATGCAAAACCCTTCTCTCGTTCCCGATTCCAATGCACCATTGCTGGTCAAGCCAGATCGAAAACAACCGGCGGACGTCGACCCGAAGAGTCCTTTCACACCAGCATTAATTATCGACGATGCCGTCTCGGTACGCCTGGGAAATCAGTTTCTGAAGTCGTTAGCCGACGCCGTTCCCAGTATGGTTCCCAAAGATATGTTGGTCGGACGTATCAATGACATTTACGATTCGACTGTCGCCCAGGGGCGCAGCTTCTCTGTCCAGTTTTCCGGAATCTCGTATCAAGGTGAATTAGCCAGAGCGGCCATTGAAGCCTATGCGGCAGGCACCCTCAACATTCAACTGGGTATCCAGAAAGTGAACCTTTCGATCAATACGACTTATGTTTCCGGTAACCGTCACTCTGCCGTCGCCGGCCCGATTTCCGTAAGTATCGGCTATCAGCGCCCCGTCTGGTTGAGCTTTGATGTGAGACCTTATATTCAGAACAACCAGATTCGGCTTCGACTATTGCGCACCCGCTTTAATATTCCACAGGATAACTGGAATGTTTCCGGACCCTATGGTGTTTCCACACGGGGCATCGGCATGACATCAGACAGAGTTTCTAGTGGTTTAGTCAGTGGGATTTATGGCAGTAAAGGACGAATTGAACAAGAAGTGAAAGCCATCGTACCGGGGTTGGTTGATGAGTTGGAAAAGCAGTTGAACTTCGACGAAGCGAGTGACATCGTCGATGCCATTTGGCCTTTACCCGTCTATCATCCCCGCATGAGACTCTCACCCAGTGAAGTTTCCACCGATAAAAAAGGGATTTCATTGAGCTTTGGACTAACAATCGCTGCCCTGGATTCCACCAAACCCCAGGCAAAAGTCAAACGACTGACATCGCTAGGCAGGCCCGTAAGCGACATTCCCAAAGTGTCCGATTTGCAAATCGGAGTGGCCCCCAGCATGCTCAAACCGTTAACAGACATGCTGGTCGAGGCAGATATCGCGCGGATTCCAGTCTTGGACATCCCCGGTCATTCTTTTGATCCCCTGGCCGATCCGAAAACGCTGCAACAAGTGTTTCCTGACTTAAAACGATACGGTGACAATGTGCAAATCTGGTCAGAGCTGATTTTAACGAAACCGATTCAGGTAGAAGATGGAGGGAAAGCCAAAAAAGATGGCCGAAATCAGTTCCGGTTTGTCGTACCTCAAGCTGCGATTTCCCTGGCGATCAAGAAGTCAGCATCGGATAAAGAGTGGATTCCCTTTGCCGAATATTCCCTGGCGGTGAGTCAGGATGTCGAACCGGATATTCAGGAACCCACTTATTCCAAGCGGACACTACGTCTGGATTGGGAAGGAGACTCTCAAATCGGCGGGAATGCGCGCTTTGCTCCGAAGTATCAACCACAGGACGCAAAAATCAATCAGAAAAAAATGCAAGAACTTGTACAAGCCGCCTGGGATGGCTGGACCAAACAAGGCCCCGCCTCCACCACCGTCATTCCTGATATTGAATTAGGCTTTGGCAGATATCGAGTGAATCAGGTCAACTGGGCTGCCCCACAATTATTGGCGACATTCTCAGTACCGGAACTCAAGATTACCAATCTGACTAAAAAGGAAATCGAGTACGAACTCAAAAGTCCTTACAGCGATTGGGGTGGACCTTATAAATTGAAACCAGGGGAGTCCCATGCGTTCGACACAGCGACGCCGCTCACGTACCGGCGCTCGGTCAACAATCGCAGGGAAGTTTACACGTTATCGGCCGGTTCACATTACGAATTTCAATCAGAGGGTGATGCCCAGAAAGTGGTGCTCTACGAAGCAGCCGATAACTGA
- a CDS encoding RNA polymerase sigma factor: MALTDIDKNLLKRCLAEEPGAWKDFVDRFIGLFTHVIHHTAHARSVRVTDSDVDDLLSEVFLVLLANDYRVLSNFRGNSSLATYLTVVSRRVVVKKMVERRMAEALGHVATQSKLESIPDEQSRQQQLQEDQEEIQNMIKQLPAADAQIVEQYHLQGKSYRQISTDLDIPENSIGPTLSRARSQMRDTKPKTRTL, translated from the coding sequence GTGGCACTCACTGACATTGATAAGAATTTGCTCAAACGCTGTCTGGCGGAAGAGCCGGGTGCATGGAAGGATTTTGTAGACCGGTTCATTGGTCTGTTTACGCATGTGATTCATCACACCGCCCACGCCCGCAGTGTTCGGGTTACTGACAGCGACGTAGATGACCTCCTTTCTGAAGTCTTTCTAGTTCTGTTGGCAAACGACTATCGGGTGCTGAGCAACTTTCGCGGGAACAGTTCACTGGCGACCTACCTGACCGTGGTTTCTCGTCGTGTGGTTGTGAAAAAAATGGTGGAACGTCGCATGGCTGAAGCCTTGGGGCATGTTGCCACACAATCGAAGTTAGAGAGCATTCCTGATGAACAATCTCGTCAGCAACAATTGCAGGAAGATCAGGAAGAAATTCAGAACATGATCAAGCAACTACCTGCTGCAGATGCGCAGATCGTGGAGCAATACCATTTGCAGGGAAAGTCCTACCGCCAGATCAGCACGGATCTGGACATTCCTGAAAATTCGATTGGACCTACGCTCTCGCGCGCACGGAGCCAGATGCGAGACACCAAACCAAAGACACGTACGCTCTAA
- a CDS encoding M56 family metallopeptidase gives MTDLWNEIAGVDALVLLINVLVQSTVLVTLALLAARFLRQRASVQHCVLISALLGLIMIPVLTVIFANQGIGVISVPFASNSATSLQPNTNRQPVELPKVTAAPSAQKVVGMNEVNNEGNIESSFIKPPSMTTTADPLVLDNDNQAWTHHSLTHFVANVFILIWLMGLCLTLLGIIRSIGKIQHIIRRAHPLMLEDQSKIVAQVRRVLNIKSMPPLVCSPDVAGPMMTGIIRPQIILPTKIVAILSENELRNILLHEMAHLLRRDQFVVLLQELVAALYWLNPLVRILNRQLARAREEICDNYVLSTVDPVEYSKTLFRLGQMLPRPRLLSTSVGIFNTDWKLEDRITDLLDERRITMIRMQPNYAAAIVVSVFVLSIVIAGSSIGLAQGSTDPIATEKKESNERKVTHSVQRTIKLLSKHPATPTVQQEQLSLFAIEVATGKVTLVADEPHGNLTYIGSPCWSAQGRQILFDATPGKDWLKTRLIKIDITKSSTETSDLGAGSCPVFSPDGKQIAFLLNSNKVTGAKAGIWLMDSDGANRRRLGGYGIPKWSPDGRQLLITSFSSPARVTLLDVETGKQSFIQIANHKIFSTPNWAGDGQTIVALLSTKNGHGIALIDVSQPEQAKVKQILWRIGDRLDVGVASPIFSPATGRCIFVGKTKAGMALYSVQPGSFDPPQRLESDSLGLDKKIASLTFSPDGRYVLFCSDRNTQTAQKVPIKLKDKAENKKQPDNISKIELPKEVLTFDFNLSTRTVDFIDNRGEDDAGQK, from the coding sequence ATGACTGACCTGTGGAATGAAATTGCTGGCGTTGATGCATTGGTTCTCCTGATCAATGTGCTTGTGCAGAGTACGGTGTTGGTGACTCTGGCATTACTCGCTGCTCGTTTCTTGCGACAAAGGGCCTCGGTTCAGCATTGCGTACTGATATCTGCACTCCTGGGTTTGATCATGATCCCTGTATTGACCGTCATATTCGCAAATCAAGGGATCGGAGTAATCTCAGTCCCATTCGCATCGAATTCAGCAACGAGTCTGCAGCCCAATACAAACAGGCAACCAGTTGAACTACCCAAAGTCACTGCAGCCCCATCCGCTCAAAAAGTCGTTGGTATGAATGAAGTCAACAACGAAGGAAACATCGAATCCAGTTTCATTAAGCCCCCCAGCATGACAACCACAGCTGATCCCCTTGTCCTTGATAACGACAATCAGGCCTGGACTCACCATAGTCTGACCCATTTTGTAGCCAACGTATTTATTTTGATCTGGTTAATGGGTTTGTGTCTTACCTTATTGGGAATCATTCGAAGTATCGGGAAGATACAACATATCATCCGCCGTGCACATCCCTTAATGCTGGAAGACCAGAGCAAGATTGTGGCACAGGTGCGTCGAGTCCTGAATATTAAGTCGATGCCCCCCCTCGTTTGCTCTCCCGATGTCGCGGGGCCAATGATGACAGGAATCATTCGACCACAAATTATTCTGCCCACAAAAATCGTTGCCATTCTAAGCGAAAATGAATTGCGAAACATTTTACTTCACGAAATGGCACATTTACTGCGCAGAGATCAATTCGTAGTTTTACTTCAGGAACTGGTCGCCGCGTTGTACTGGCTGAACCCACTCGTAAGGATACTCAACCGCCAATTAGCCCGTGCGCGAGAAGAGATCTGCGACAATTATGTACTGTCCACTGTCGATCCTGTTGAATATTCAAAAACTCTGTTTCGCCTGGGACAAATGTTGCCTCGGCCCCGTTTATTGTCTACCTCGGTGGGCATTTTCAATACTGATTGGAAGCTGGAAGACCGCATTACCGATCTTCTTGATGAGAGGAGAATCACCATGATTCGCATGCAACCGAACTACGCTGCCGCCATTGTTGTTTCAGTATTTGTGCTCTCGATTGTCATTGCCGGCAGCAGCATCGGCTTGGCTCAAGGTAGTACAGACCCCATCGCAACTGAGAAGAAAGAGTCAAATGAACGCAAAGTAACGCATTCTGTCCAACGCACGATCAAGTTGCTCAGCAAGCACCCAGCAACACCAACGGTCCAACAGGAACAGCTTTCCTTGTTTGCGATCGAGGTCGCTACAGGAAAAGTGACGTTGGTGGCTGACGAACCGCACGGAAACTTAACCTATATCGGCTCGCCCTGCTGGTCCGCTCAAGGCCGGCAGATTTTGTTTGATGCAACACCTGGCAAAGACTGGCTCAAAACTCGGTTAATTAAGATTGACATCACCAAGTCATCCACAGAGACCTCGGATCTCGGCGCGGGTAGTTGCCCTGTCTTCTCACCCGATGGCAAACAGATTGCGTTCCTTCTGAACAGTAATAAAGTAACGGGAGCCAAAGCAGGCATATGGCTGATGGACAGCGACGGTGCTAATCGTCGTAGACTGGGTGGTTATGGGATTCCTAAATGGTCGCCCGATGGCCGCCAACTGCTAATTACCAGTTTCTCAAGCCCGGCGCGAGTGACGTTGCTGGATGTTGAAACCGGTAAACAAAGTTTTATTCAAATTGCCAATCACAAGATTTTCTCAACTCCGAATTGGGCAGGCGACGGGCAGACAATTGTGGCTTTGTTGTCTACGAAAAATGGTCATGGCATCGCGTTGATCGATGTCTCTCAACCTGAACAGGCCAAAGTCAAACAAATTCTCTGGCGGATTGGCGATCGGCTCGACGTAGGGGTTGCTTCTCCGATTTTTTCACCGGCTACGGGCCGTTGCATCTTTGTAGGAAAAACGAAAGCGGGAATGGCACTCTACTCGGTTCAGCCTGGATCGTTTGATCCACCGCAGCGATTGGAATCTGACAGTCTTGGTCTCGATAAAAAAATCGCCAGCCTCACATTTTCGCCTGACGGCCGTTATGTATTGTTTTGCAGCGACCGAAATACTCAGACAGCCCAAAAAGTTCCGATCAAATTAAAGGACAAAGCTGAAAATAAAAAACAACCTGACAACATCTCGAAGATAGAGCTTCCAAAAGAAGTCCTCACGTTCGACTTCAACTTAAGCACTCGAACAGTAGACTTTATCGACAATCGTGGTGAAGATGATGCAGGACAAAAATGA
- a CDS encoding BlaI/MecI/CopY family transcriptional regulator produces MSELDHKSSPVPLSKGQREIMEIVWDKGEVSVFEIRQILSEVRDVARNTVRTMVERMEDKGWLTHRVIGRTYFYSALVPREVSLGARVVEMVDKACGGHPERLMTALMDYRGLTSEEVQRIREILDQSQDKKTGKRKAQS; encoded by the coding sequence ATGTCAGAATTAGATCACAAGTCGAGTCCCGTTCCACTCTCGAAGGGACAGCGAGAAATCATGGAGATCGTGTGGGACAAAGGCGAGGTGTCAGTCTTTGAGATCCGTCAAATATTAAGTGAAGTGCGTGATGTAGCGCGGAATACTGTGCGGACAATGGTAGAACGCATGGAGGACAAAGGCTGGTTGACGCATCGGGTCATCGGCCGTACCTATTTTTATTCTGCTCTCGTACCGCGAGAAGTCAGTTTGGGTGCGCGTGTGGTCGAGATGGTTGATAAAGCCTGCGGCGGACACCCCGAACGATTGATGACAGCCTTAATGGATTATCGCGGTTTGACCAGCGAAGAAGTACAGCGTATTCGCGAAATATTGGATCAGTCACAGGACAAAAAAACAGGAAAACGAAAGGCACAGTCATGA